In Myripristis murdjan chromosome 18, fMyrMur1.1, whole genome shotgun sequence, the sequence AAAACATCCCGTCAGACAGAAATCTCTGTCAGTAATTCTCTCTTAGTTCAGCCCCTTAACCTTCAGATAACTTTATTAATTTTGTGATGAGAGACAAAATGTGTATCAGAGCGTCTTCAGCTCAGACCGTTACCAATCAAGATATTATTTCTCACTCCCTTTGAAATCCGAAACAAtaacttttatttcttttcaagATAAACACTAATCTCTGCTTCAGGAGATTTTACACAATGGAGATTTCACAGAGCCAATAGGAGTCCAAAAAaattacagacatttttttcactgtgtgatgCATTATTATTTGTCAGCATTTTATCAGCTTCAAGTCCTCATGCAGTTATGAGCATATGGTCTGCACCTTAACCTGCTGAGATACTCCATCCGTTCAGTTTCTGATGTTTGAATGATGATGTTTTGAGTAATGCTtacagaatttatttatttatttatttatattacctcatttctttttttaaagattatctTTTTggcattcctgctttatttgacagtcacagtagagatagacaggaaaggcaggggagagagaggatgacgtgcagcaaaggacccgaggtcggatttgaaccccggtcgctgcgatcaggactaagCTCTGGAGCACATGCTTTACCGGTGAGCAGGGGCgccatatatgggggaaaagttaggacaattccaagggcccttgccttgcctgacagaaaaaaacacacacacacacacacatatatatatatatatatatatatatatgtgtgtgtatatgtgtatatgtatatatgtatttttttttttttttttttttttttcatggggcccaacattcctggcggcacccctgccagtgagccaccggggcgctcCTTACCTCGTGTCTTTAGCCTCCAAAAGCAGATGGCACTGATCAGGACCAGCAGAGCCAGAACAGCTGCAGCGATGATGATGGTAAATTGGCCAGGCATACCAGTAGTAactatgtaaaacaaaaaaaaaaaatttttttaaaaatgaataaaatgttaatcaGGCTCAAGTTGATAACAGAATAATGTCAGATCCTTTTACAGAACAAAGTAATTCCAATTATGGTTTGACCAAACTGacttttgcaaagaaaaaagaatgaccATATAGAACGCATAGGCACAAAATGGGCATTTCCAACAACTGAAATCTTACATTGTATTTTGAGTGTGTTGCACATCcattttttacttaaaaattattttcataaaaaacaaatccaaaataCTTCAAGTATGATGCATTTCCCCCCAGAATTTTATACTTCACAAGGTAGAAAAGCATCTGAAATAGAGGTTAAATCACATTAATAGCCATTTAATCAATCAAACGTCATCATATACATCATATTGGCAGTGGACATTGATTGGAGAAGATCTTGTTTTTAACAAAAGGTCAGTAGTGACCATATAGAAAACACAGGTGACTTGTGTCAATATGTGTAAACCTCACTGCAAGACTTTGCACATGTGGCTACAGGCGAATTGTTACATACCCTCAGTTGCTTCATCAgccttgttgttgtttctggttGTAACTGTGATGATTGTGCCATTTCCTTCGGCCTGCTGTAACTTTGGTATATCCACAGTCACTTCGCAAATGTATCTACCGGAATCATTTCTTGTAATATTTGAGATGGTCAGAATTGAACAGTAACACTCTTTGTTCTGTATACATCCCTGACTTTGGCTTTTATTGACAATATCAGTCCTAACATGCTCTTTCTCTTTGAGCCACTTTACTATCACTCTTTTGGTGTCCACATTCCAGCAGCAGTCGATGTGGACAGTTTCCCCCTCCATGGTGGCGACATCAGAGGACTGGCTCACATCAAGTTTGTTGTCAGATAAAACACCTAAGAAGAAATAATCCATAAAGAGTTCATTAGCTCAGAATACAGAGATGTAGTGGGGTTTTGGCGTGGATCAACAGCATCACTGTGAGGGTTTTTGTGCATTATCAGTGACAAACATCGCACATGACAGGATCTAAATTCCCCACTGTGTGAAGTCAGCGTTCACCCTCCTAGATTACATTTCAATTTCACTTTCAGGTGCAAAGCAAAGATCATGTTGCACTGAAATTGATGCTCCCCATTAAttcttcatttctgtctttaCTAGGCACAAGCCAGATAAGCAAACACAATAATTAGTTGTAAGGTTACTCAGATATACGTAGATTCAAATTATGACATAAACTAAATAATAATGCTTGCAAAGCCCAGTTGAAAGCTTTTTGCTGGTGTAAGATGAACAACAATATATTTTATGCAGAAGACAATTCACGAAAACGATTTAGTTTGATATACACTGCAGTTTTAAAGAGCTCCTCGTTATCCTGACAACATCAATACAGTGATTCAAAGAGGCCttcctttgttttaattttgatgatttgGGAGTTTTATATATTTCTGTGTACGATTCCACTCGTTTCGACACATTTTTGAAACAGAAGTCTTTTAACAGTCAAGGATGCAGACTAGTTTTATTCATACTTACTCCATGATGAAAGGCCAGAGAGGGAGGCGagaagcagactgtttagtaGGAACCTCATCATTTCACACTGATTCACAATGACTTGTGCCGCTCATCTCTAGAGAGCGAGAAGCCCCTCCCATTGTACCCatactctcacactcacacacacaaacacacacacacacacacacacacacacacacacacacacacacacacacacacggacatactgatactgataacGCATGGCATCATCTTGTTTCAGCAGAGTGTGTGACTATTTTGCAGAGAGGTGTTAAAAACCACAGTTCCTGTTCTTTCGCACTCAAATGCACACAAGGAAGGGACttgttaactgttttgcttaaaaaGCCTTTTATCCTCTCTGCACTTGACTTTTGTAAAGATCGAAGAAAAGCTATTGTCTTCAATTCTCCATAACAAAC encodes:
- the LOC115377117 gene encoding uncharacterized protein LOC115377117, producing MEGETVHIDCCWNVDTKRVIVKWLKEKEHVRTDIVNKSQSQGCIQNKECYCSILTISNITRNDSGRYICEVTVDIPKLQQAEGNGTIITVTTRNNNKADEATEVTTGMPGQFTIIIAAAVLALLVLISAICFWRLKTRGSERAARVIYEVPHSDSEGVEVGVDGHSTSSSRGSSQWCQVPVYESFDYFERVETKGNGCGSAQ